In Triticum aestivum cultivar Chinese Spring unplaced genomic scaffold, IWGSC CS RefSeq v2.1 scaffold40473, whole genome shotgun sequence, the sequence TCTACTGCTTCCTAGTCCTCTGTTTTGACGTTTACATCTTGTGCTGTTTATTTTCAGAACCTAAAATTTAACATGTTTTGCAGTGGCACCGGCTTTTTATGCTCATGTAAAAGCTAGAGTCTGTACTCGCCACTACATGGAAGGGGACGGCTCAACTGGGGAACTAAATATTAAACTTCTTGGTGGTGGTGACAAGTTAGTTACTGACATCTTAGTACTATTTCCAGTCTGTAAATGTTTGTCTTTTTTCTCTATGCCAAGCTTTAATGTTATTACTGTTTTGCAGTCCGGATACTGGAAGGTCTCGTAAAAGGCCTCGTGAGGAAGAATCGGGTTCTTCATCTCAATCGGCCGATCACCCAACTTTGGGAGGCAACAGAATATCCAACATAAGTAATGCCGGTCGCGTCCCTTTTGTGGACTATGTTAAAGCACATCGCGGTAGTTTCATCGTCAAAGTAGGAGTTCAGGACTGTACCTCTACAGTTGTAGGTAGAAAGGAAGATAGATATGATTTTGCCGACATCGGTAGGGTACTCGGTAGTAGTTTTCTTATAGCTTACTTTGACACACACAAAGAGAACTTGACGTGGGGTGGAGAATTGATGTTTGAAGATATTGAAGTAAGCTATGGTCGAATCGTGGTGAATAGAAAGCCAAGAGTGGCTACGAGTCAAGATGATTTT encodes:
- the LOC123176725 gene encoding uncharacterized protein isoform X2 (The sequence of the model RefSeq protein was modified relative to this genomic sequence to represent the inferred CDS: added 260 bases not found in genome assembly), with protein sequence MPPVTFVIVRHHARLDIPEVPGRCDMTDKSGDILLGTLADKSEFDFYLCNNAGTQGTSSSTHYHVLYDENNFTADALQSLTKKLCNTYARCVPGLSTVAPAFYAHVKARVCTRHYMEGDGSTGELNIKLLGGGDNPDTGRSRKRPREEESGSSSQSADHPTLGGNRISNISNAGRVPFVDYVKAHRGSFIVKVGVQDCTSTVVGRKEDRYDFADIGRVLGSSFLIAYFDTHKENLTWGGELMFEDIEVHSFQRGRIYHTLKAFLHLSRRANLEIIQNCYRTSGTPWFLCPH